The following are encoded in a window of Bacillota bacterium genomic DNA:
- a CDS encoding DUF1667 domain-containing protein, with protein sequence MSKKEIICIVCPVGCKLLVEENREAEGGYTVEGHTCKRGIKYGIEEMRDPRRNICSTVPITGAALGLLPVRTNHPIPKDMIFDCMKEINKVRVTAPVKVGDVIIKNVLGTGTDIVASRSMAEAG encoded by the coding sequence ATGAGCAAGAAGGAGATCATCTGCATCGTCTGTCCGGTAGGATGCAAGTTGCTGGTCGAGGAGAACAGGGAGGCTGAAGGCGGTTACACCGTGGAAGGGCACACCTGCAAGCGGGGAATCAAATACGGGATCGAGGAGATGCGCGATCCGCGCAGGAATATATGTTCCACCGTGCCCATCACGGGGGCAGCTCTGGGGCTGCTTCCCGTCAGGACGAACCACCCCATCCCCAAGGATATGATTTTTGATTGTATGAAGGAGATAAACAAGGTCAGGGTAACTGCGCCTGTCAAGGTGGGGGATGTGATCATCAAGAACGTTCTGGGCACGGGGACGGACATCGTTGCCTCGAGAAGCATGGCAGAGGCCGGCTGA